One Ranitomeya imitator isolate aRanImi1 chromosome 1, aRanImi1.pri, whole genome shotgun sequence DNA window includes the following coding sequences:
- the TMEM128 gene encoding transmembrane protein 128, which translates to MADRAEQELRLRGHAAEKAGGQPAAAGAEKEKKKTLQSRFNAHAVTWILAAVFLTYYMNFFQVVHSIYQEGCVWLNVGGLSLSVGLSIMLYCVVYLEWRCGINDYDAQYPWLVPVAIVSFLVGGLCLNVSLWAVWSYFTPAVTFTQFMGTVMLVSLFG; encoded by the exons ATGGCAGACAGAGCGGAGCAGGAGCTGAGGCTGCGGGGACATGCGGCGGAGAAGGCGGGGGGCCAACCTGCAGCGGCAGGTGCCG agaaagagaagaaaaagactcTTCAATCCAGATTTAATGCCCACGCTGTGACTTGGATTTTGGCTGCGGTTTTCTTGACTTACTATATGAATTTCTTTCAAGTTGTCCACTCAATTTACCAAGAAGGCTG TGTGTGGCTCAATGTCGGGGGTCTGTCGTTGTCCGTCGGTCTGTCGATAATGCTGTACTGCGTCGTTTATCTGGAGTGGCGATGTGGGATTAATGACTACGATGCCCAGTATCCGTGGCTCGTACCCGTGGCCATTGTGTCGTTTCTGGTGGGAGGACTCTG CCTCAATGTTTCCTTATGGGCTGTGTGGTCGTATTTCACCCCGGCAGTAACATTTACTCAGTTCATGGGAACAGTCATGCTGGTGTCGCTCTTTGGTTGA